The Brassica napus cultivar Da-Ae unplaced genomic scaffold, Da-Ae ScsIHWf_2531;HRSCAF=3270, whole genome shotgun sequence genome includes a window with the following:
- the LOC111206358 gene encoding LOW QUALITY PROTEIN: uncharacterized protein LOC111206358 (The sequence of the model RefSeq protein was modified relative to this genomic sequence to represent the inferred CDS: inserted 1 base in 1 codon), with amino-acid sequence MSVPVSAMVFSENNVRVAEEQYRRGNPKGALEVLHALTFVFPNTSTNHRKISQVHLAHQIXLEVQNTSFTLHDILGISPSCSYQTARRQYMNIVAKLCPEKNKSVAAKLAFKIINATWMVLYGPEGSGVHNIEQELGVMFQEDELPHQSVREGKRPCVGIIDTDSDSDSD; translated from the exons ATGAGCGTACCAGTGTCAGCTATGGTGTTCTCTGAAAACAATGTAAGAGTAGCTGAAGAACAGTACCGAAGAGGCAATCCGAAAGGAGCCCTTGAAGTTCTTCATGCACTAACATTTGTTTTCCCAAACACATCTACGAACCATCGTAAGATCTCGCAGGTTCACCTGGCTCATCAAA CACTGGAGGTTCAAAACACCAGTTTTACACTCCACGACATCCTCGGAATCAGCCCGTCCTGTAGCTATCAAACAGCCCGTAGACAGTACATGAACATTGTGGCTAAGCTCTGCCCCGAGAAAAACAAATCTGTTGCTGCCAAGTTAGCTTTCAAGATCATCAACGCAACGTGGATGGTATTGTATGGTCCTGAGGGGAGTGGGGTTCACAACATCGAACAAGAGTTAGGGGTCATGTTTCAAGAAGATGAACTGCCTCATCAATCAGTGAGGGAGGGAAAACGTCCTTGTGTTGGTATTATCGACACTGActctgattctgattctgattaG